The Claveliimonas bilis genome window below encodes:
- a CDS encoding BNR repeat-containing protein translates to MKKIASIICLILLINSFAFDVQADEDQNMGQEQKTVAEENETETEIGEDESQIKEENSGLENVEEESEVVEENAGIEEGALQQEAQDFSDNYVIWGTGRGITNETIQSKGNQYVAEQLKISNITLTIQQKEMIDLYCRNNGISGCNSGDLSAYAIPNAVFVKYENAWVFISEDKIYSVKSPILNAYIAANGANSLGAPVGEQYINNNCIYQAFENGNLTYTLEKTSDTLCVRRGNTYYFKYSIGSGEADRIITYGKKTDKTIVGDWDGDRTDTLCVRRENRYYIKNSLEPGEADIIVDYGKKTDQVYVGDWDGDGTDTLCVRRGNRYYIKNSLEPGEADIIVDYGKKTDQVYVGDWDGDGTDTLCVCRGNRYYIKNSLEPGEADIIVDYGKKTDQVYVGDWDGDEIDTLCVRRGNRYYIKNSLEPGEADEIIDYGKATDSVFAGMWIREEVINEPDIEELQFNSSLGVQFNSLTSGFAGNAVNGVSFRKNAITTFIDKNGNENQICAYYDYYGTIVLAKRVNNGSWTYEWTGLKGDITDAHNTVSVAVDGNGYIHLAWGQHAGGLNYARSEEPLSLKVSVKDMIGSLEDSVTYPEFYNLPDGDLFFLYRNGNAGNGNLVLNKYYAEQGVWERTQDNLISGEGERSPYWQATVDHSGKLHISWVWRETPDVSTNYNISYMVSTDSSGTEFTNSKGEIINLPVIEDTAEVICEIPPNSSLINQTSMTVDTNDMPYIVSYWRVNGAVQYNVIRFTGEQWIIYNTDIRNTDFVLSGTATQKLPCARPQILVKGAGEDASIFLLFRDDERNSYASVAKLSLNGTEIVTEKMIDISNSSLGEWEPNYDVNLWNQKGEIVLLVQKEFYTRDGLEERYRVENMYAVNISNICN, encoded by the coding sequence ATGAAAAAAATTGCAAGTATTATTTGTCTGATTTTACTGATTAATTCTTTTGCGTTTGATGTTCAAGCAGATGAAGATCAGAACATGGGACAGGAACAAAAGACGGTTGCAGAAGAAAATGAGACGGAAACAGAAATTGGTGAAGATGAATCACAAATAAAGGAAGAAAACAGTGGTTTAGAAAATGTTGAAGAGGAATCGGAAGTTGTTGAAGAAAATGCAGGGATAGAAGAAGGTGCGCTGCAGCAGGAAGCGCAAGATTTTTCTGACAATTATGTAATATGGGGAACAGGTCGGGGAATCACAAATGAAACAATTCAAAGTAAGGGAAACCAGTATGTCGCTGAACAGTTAAAAATTTCGAACATTACATTGACAATACAGCAAAAAGAGATGATTGATCTGTACTGTAGGAATAATGGCATAAGCGGATGTAATTCTGGTGATTTGTCTGCATATGCTATACCCAATGCAGTCTTTGTTAAATATGAAAACGCTTGGGTCTTCATATCAGAAGATAAAATTTATAGTGTGAAGAGTCCAATATTAAATGCATATATTGCGGCAAATGGCGCAAACAGTTTAGGAGCTCCGGTGGGAGAACAATATATCAATAATAACTGTATTTACCAAGCGTTTGAAAATGGGAATTTAACATATACTCTTGAAAAGACAAGTGATACGTTGTGTGTTCGTCGTGGGAATACCTATTATTTCAAATATTCTATAGGAAGTGGTGAAGCAGACAGAATCATTACTTATGGAAAAAAAACTGATAAAACAATAGTGGGAGATTGGGATGGAGATAGAACAGATACGTTGTGTGTCCGCCGTGAGAACCGTTACTATATAAAGAATAGCCTAGAGCCAGGGGAAGCAGATATTATAGTAGATTATGGAAAGAAAACAGACCAGGTGTACGTAGGAGACTGGGATGGGGATGGAACAGATACGTTGTGTGTCCGCCGTGGGAATCGTTACTATATAAAGAATAGCCTAGAGCCAGGGGAAGCAGATATTATAGTAGATTATGGAAAGAAAACAGACCAGGTGTACGTAGGAGACTGGGATGGGGATGGAACAGATACGTTGTGTGTCTGCCGTGGGAACCGTTACTATATAAAGAATAGCCTAGAGCCAGGGGAAGCGGATATTATAGTAGATTATGGAAAGAAAACAGACCAAGTATACGTAGGAGACTGGGACGGGGATGAAATAGATACATTGTGTGTCCGCCGTGGCAATCGTTACTATATAAAGAATAGCTTAGAACCAGGAGAAGCAGATGAAATAATTGACTATGGCAAAGCGACCGATTCTGTATTTGCTGGAATGTGGATTCGTGAAGAAGTGATAAATGAACCTGATATAGAGGAATTACAGTTTAATTCTTCTTTGGGTGTACAGTTTAATTCTTTAACATCTGGGTTTGCTGGTAATGCTGTTAATGGAGTTTCTTTTAGAAAAAATGCCATTACAACATTTATTGATAAAAATGGAAATGAAAATCAGATCTGTGCGTATTATGATTATTATGGAACGATTGTATTGGCAAAGAGAGTAAATAATGGGTCATGGACTTATGAATGGACTGGATTAAAAGGGGATATAACGGATGCACATAATACGGTTTCTGTAGCTGTGGATGGGAACGGATATATACATTTGGCATGGGGACAGCATGCTGGAGGGTTAAATTATGCCCGTTCCGAAGAACCTCTTAGTTTGAAAGTAAGTGTGAAGGACATGATTGGCAGTTTGGAAGATTCTGTGACATATCCAGAATTTTATAATTTGCCAGATGGCGATCTGTTTTTCCTATATAGAAATGGAAATGCTGGTAATGGGAATTTAGTCTTAAATAAGTATTATGCAGAACAGGGAGTTTGGGAGAGAACTCAAGATAATTTGATATCTGGAGAAGGCGAAAGATCCCCATATTGGCAGGCGACAGTGGATCATTCTGGAAAACTTCATATATCGTGGGTTTGGAGAGAGACACCGGATGTTTCTACAAATTATAATATTTCATATATGGTTTCAACAGATTCCTCCGGAACAGAGTTTACAAACTCTAAAGGAGAAATTATAAATCTGCCAGTAATAGAAGATACGGCGGAAGTTATATGTGAAATTCCTCCAAACAGTTCTTTGATTAATCAAACTTCTATGACAGTAGATACGAATGATATGCCTTATATTGTCTCGTATTGGAGAGTGAATGGTGCAGTTCAGTATAATGTGATAAGGTTTACTGGAGAACAGTGGATTATCTATAATACAGATATAAGAAATACGGATTTTGTGTTATCGGGAACAGCGACACAGAAATTGCCTTGCGCTCGGCCACAGATTTTGGTTAAAGGTGCAGGTGAGGATGCAAGTATATTTTTGCTATTCCGGGATGATGAAAGAAATTCATATGCCTCTGTTGCTAAATTATCGTTAAATGGAACGGAAATTGTTACGGAAAAAATGATAGACATTTCCAATTCTTCTTTGGGAGAGTGGGAGCCGAATTATGATGTTAATTTGTGGAATCAAAAAGGTGAAATTGTTTTATTGGTACAAAAAGAGTTTTATACAAGGGACGGATTGGAAGAAAGATACCGGGTTGAGAATATGTATGCGGTAAATATTTCTAATATTTGTAATTGA